One genomic region from Amycolatopsis sp. FBCC-B4732 encodes:
- a CDS encoding TetR/AcrR family transcriptional regulator, which translates to MAGAASRDKLVSTREAILRGALTVVGEHGVGGLTNRRIVAAAGVSLGTLTYHFPSQTALLREAMLLFVEEETAKLGAIVDGYRAAGLSLEQAASVVEHVIAQLPFGADELGAHELYLQSARDPELQEASARCFAAYDELAVMILTALEVPDPARLAGPVVALIAGLQLRRLATGETDTPVAIPLMMLVRGA; encoded by the coding sequence GTGGCCGGAGCGGCATCCCGAGACAAGCTGGTAAGCACCCGGGAAGCCATCCTGCGCGGCGCGCTGACGGTCGTCGGCGAGCACGGGGTCGGCGGGCTGACGAACCGCCGGATCGTGGCCGCCGCCGGCGTCTCGCTCGGCACGCTGACCTACCACTTCCCGAGCCAGACGGCGTTGCTGCGCGAGGCGATGCTGCTGTTCGTCGAGGAAGAGACGGCGAAGCTCGGCGCGATCGTCGACGGCTACCGCGCGGCCGGCCTGAGCCTCGAGCAGGCCGCGTCGGTGGTGGAGCACGTGATCGCGCAGCTGCCGTTCGGCGCTGACGAGCTCGGCGCGCACGAGCTGTACCTGCAGTCGGCCCGCGATCCCGAGCTGCAGGAAGCCTCCGCGCGCTGCTTCGCGGCGTACGACGAGCTGGCCGTGATGATCCTGACCGCGTTGGAGGTCCCCGACCCGGCGCGGCTGGCCGGACCGGTGGTGGCCCTGATCGCCGGGCTCCAGCTGCGCCGCCTGGCGACGGGCGAGACGGACACCCCGGTGGCGATCCCGCTGATGATGCTCGTCCGCGGCGCTTGA
- a CDS encoding SAM-dependent methyltransferase has translation MTTQDPEAPEGVDLERPNAARIYDWFLGGDANWAIDRQFGEQAVKAFPMIKTVARVGRDFLGRGVQYLARNGVDQFLDLGSGVPTVGNVHEVAAEVNPDARCVYVDNEPVAVAHSQVLLEKEGVADRHAVLQGDLRDPADIWKRALDTGVLDTNRPIGLIMVGVLYFLGEDEPVAQTIQKYLSLLPSGSYFLSSHLTSDGMEAMADAGSRETIIKQYKQSSTPIHLRSRAEFTTFFEGLELVEPGIVYLPEWHPEEIESRATRKLANDPAFVGHICGLGRKP, from the coding sequence ATGACGACGCAGGACCCCGAGGCCCCCGAAGGCGTCGACCTCGAGCGGCCGAACGCGGCCCGCATCTACGACTGGTTCCTCGGCGGCGACGCCAACTGGGCCATCGACCGGCAGTTCGGCGAGCAGGCGGTCAAGGCCTTCCCGATGATCAAGACCGTCGCCCGGGTCGGCCGCGACTTCCTCGGCCGCGGCGTCCAGTACCTGGCGCGCAACGGCGTCGACCAGTTCCTCGACCTCGGCTCGGGCGTGCCGACGGTCGGCAACGTCCACGAGGTCGCCGCCGAGGTGAACCCGGACGCGCGGTGCGTGTACGTCGACAACGAGCCTGTCGCGGTCGCCCACTCCCAGGTCCTGCTGGAGAAGGAGGGCGTCGCCGACCGGCACGCGGTGCTGCAGGGCGACCTGCGCGACCCGGCCGACATCTGGAAGCGCGCGCTCGACACCGGTGTCCTGGACACCAACCGCCCGATCGGCCTGATCATGGTCGGCGTCCTGTACTTCCTCGGCGAGGACGAGCCGGTGGCCCAGACCATCCAGAAGTACCTGTCGCTGCTGCCGTCCGGCTCGTACTTCCTGTCCTCGCACCTGACGAGCGACGGCATGGAAGCGATGGCCGACGCCGGCAGCCGCGAGACGATCATCAAGCAGTACAAGCAGTCGAGCACCCCGATCCACCTGCGCAGCCGCGCGGAGTTCACGACGTTCTTCGAGGGCCTGGAGCTGGTCGAGCCGGGCATCGTCTACCTGCCGGAGTGGCACCCGGAGGAGATCGAGTCCCGGGCCACGCGGAAGCTCGCGAACGACCCGGCGTTCGTCGGCCACATCTGCGGCCTCGGCCGCAAACCGTGA
- the gndA gene encoding NADP-dependent phosphogluconate dehydrogenase: protein MSKKASIGVTGLAVMGRNLARNLARHGHTVALHNRSEERTRALVEQFGDEGDFIPAYSAQQFVDALERPRQVVIMVKAGGPTDAVIDEFAPLLEEGDVIIDAGNAHFADTRRREKALRERGLHFVGSGVSGGEEGALHGPSIMPGGSKESYESLGPLFEDISAKVDGEPCCTHIGADGAGHFVKMVHNGIEYADMQLIAESFDLLRHAGGYAPAEIADVFRTWNTGRLDSYLIEITADVLAHVDAASGKPFVDIVEDAAEQKGTGRWTVQIGLDLGVPISGIAEAVFARSLSGSKPLRAAARGLGGPSAAPLSGSALDSFADDVEQALYASKVVAYAQGFNQIQAGATEYGWDIDLGKVASIWRGGCIIRAKFLNDITSAYADEPELPTLLTSGGFRKAVEDAQDSWRSVISTAVKLGIPTPGFSTALAYYDGLRADRLPAALVQGQRDFFGAHTYRRVDREGSFHTAWAADGRPESGA, encoded by the coding sequence ATGAGCAAGAAGGCGAGCATCGGGGTCACCGGCCTGGCGGTCATGGGCCGCAACCTGGCCCGCAACCTGGCCCGGCACGGGCACACGGTGGCCCTGCACAACCGGTCCGAGGAGCGGACCCGCGCACTGGTGGAGCAGTTCGGCGACGAAGGCGACTTCATCCCGGCGTACTCCGCCCAGCAGTTCGTCGACGCGCTGGAGCGGCCCCGCCAGGTCGTGATCATGGTCAAGGCCGGCGGCCCGACGGACGCCGTCATCGACGAGTTCGCGCCGCTGCTCGAAGAGGGCGACGTGATCATCGACGCCGGCAACGCGCACTTCGCCGACACGCGCCGCCGCGAGAAGGCGCTGCGCGAGCGCGGGCTGCACTTCGTCGGCAGCGGCGTCTCCGGCGGCGAGGAAGGCGCGCTGCACGGGCCGAGCATCATGCCCGGCGGCTCGAAGGAGTCGTACGAGTCGCTCGGCCCGCTGTTCGAGGACATCTCGGCCAAGGTCGACGGCGAGCCGTGCTGCACGCACATCGGCGCGGACGGCGCCGGACACTTCGTGAAGATGGTGCACAACGGCATCGAGTACGCCGACATGCAGCTGATCGCGGAGTCGTTCGACCTGCTGCGCCACGCGGGCGGCTACGCACCCGCCGAGATCGCCGACGTCTTCCGCACGTGGAACACCGGGCGGCTCGACTCGTACCTGATCGAGATCACCGCCGACGTGCTCGCGCACGTCGACGCCGCGTCCGGCAAGCCGTTCGTCGACATCGTCGAGGACGCCGCCGAGCAGAAGGGCACCGGCCGCTGGACGGTGCAGATCGGCCTCGACCTCGGCGTCCCGATCTCGGGCATCGCCGAAGCCGTCTTCGCGCGTTCGCTGTCCGGCTCGAAGCCGCTGCGCGCGGCGGCCCGCGGCCTCGGCGGCCCGTCGGCGGCACCGCTGTCCGGCTCGGCGCTGGACAGCTTCGCCGACGACGTCGAGCAGGCGCTGTACGCGTCGAAGGTGGTCGCCTACGCCCAGGGCTTCAACCAGATCCAGGCCGGCGCGACCGAGTACGGCTGGGACATCGACCTCGGCAAGGTCGCCTCGATCTGGCGCGGCGGCTGCATCATCCGCGCGAAGTTCCTCAACGACATCACCTCGGCCTACGCCGACGAGCCGGAACTGCCGACGCTGCTGACCTCCGGCGGCTTCCGCAAGGCGGTCGAGGACGCGCAGGACTCGTGGCGCTCGGTGATCTCGACGGCGGTCAAGCTCGGCATCCCGACGCCGGGCTTCTCGACGGCGCTGGCGTACTACGACGGCCTCCGCGCCGACCGGCTGCCGGCGGCACTGGTCCAGGGCCAGCGCGACTTCTTCGGCGCCCACACCTACCGCCGCGTGGACCGCGAAGGCTCGTTCCACACGGCCTGGGCCGCCGACGGCCGCCCGGAGTCCGGCGCCTGA
- a CDS encoding trans-aconitate 2-methyltransferase has translation MTPYDAVAVQYAEFVGPIWAGDPLDRAAWTAFADYARGRGPVADLGCGPGHLTAFLTELGLDASGVDLSPVMVELARAAHPDLRFDLGSMAALDIADSSLAGILSWYSVIHTPPAELPGYFAEFARTLAPGGVLLLGCFEADGDEVTTFDHKVTLAHRWPVAELARLGAAAGLVEVGRMHREHTESERPFRQGRLLLRKP, from the coding sequence GTGACACCCTACGACGCGGTCGCCGTCCAGTACGCGGAGTTCGTCGGCCCGATCTGGGCCGGCGACCCGCTGGACCGGGCGGCGTGGACGGCGTTCGCCGACTACGCCCGCGGTCGCGGCCCGGTCGCCGACCTGGGCTGCGGGCCCGGCCACCTCACGGCTTTCCTGACGGAGCTGGGCCTCGACGCATCCGGCGTCGACCTGTCGCCGGTGATGGTCGAGCTCGCCCGTGCCGCGCACCCGGACCTGCGCTTCGACTTGGGTTCGATGGCGGCGCTCGACATCGCCGACAGCTCGCTCGCCGGCATCCTGTCGTGGTACTCGGTGATCCACACGCCGCCGGCGGAGCTGCCGGGCTACTTCGCCGAGTTCGCGCGGACGCTGGCCCCGGGCGGGGTGCTGCTCCTCGGCTGCTTCGAGGCCGACGGCGACGAGGTGACGACGTTCGACCACAAGGTCACCCTCGCGCACCGCTGGCCCGTGGCCGAGCTGGCCCGGCTGGGCGCCGCGGCGGGGCTCGTCGAGGTGGGGCGGATGCACCGCGAGCACACGGAAAGCGAGCGCCCCTTCCGCCAGGGTCGCTTGCTGCTGCGGAAACCGTAG
- a CDS encoding oxygenase MpaB family protein — translation MAPPIVRGTAAWKYFGDFRDALLAGQVLVLQVAHPVVAAGVREHSDYTEDPWTRLMRTGASLSIYVYGGVSGARVEAARLRALHRSFVGSLPDGRRYSALDPLAYAWVHATLVMVPVDAQRFFGRPLSTSELDEYYAQMCGIGRLLGVRERDLPPDWTAFSRYYDEMVAGFAGNPAIEQLFETIETVRKPVEWLPDRWWRPLRRAQARGQVFLIRATVPPLLRERLGLPWTARDQRRFDRFARAVRLVSAPLPAGLRTAHMRWIGKLNVWFRAHPGVYERLIGGNGPGSANTHDHLRPHLSPRGR, via the coding sequence ATGGCCCCGCCGATCGTCCGCGGGACGGCGGCGTGGAAGTACTTCGGCGACTTCCGCGACGCGCTCTTGGCGGGTCAGGTGCTGGTGCTGCAGGTGGCGCACCCGGTGGTCGCGGCGGGGGTGCGTGAGCATTCGGACTACACGGAGGACCCGTGGACACGGCTGATGCGGACGGGCGCGTCGCTGTCGATCTACGTGTACGGCGGGGTTTCCGGTGCGCGGGTGGAGGCGGCGCGGCTGCGGGCGCTGCACCGTTCGTTCGTGGGCTCCCTACCGGACGGCCGCCGGTACAGCGCGCTGGATCCTCTGGCGTACGCGTGGGTACACGCGACTTTGGTGATGGTTCCGGTGGACGCGCAACGGTTCTTCGGCCGCCCACTGTCCACTTCGGAGCTTGACGAGTACTACGCGCAGATGTGCGGCATCGGCCGGCTGCTCGGGGTGCGGGAGCGCGACCTGCCGCCGGACTGGACGGCGTTTTCCCGCTACTACGACGAGATGGTGGCGGGGTTCGCCGGGAATCCGGCGATCGAGCAGCTCTTCGAGACGATCGAGACGGTGCGGAAGCCGGTGGAGTGGCTGCCGGACCGGTGGTGGCGTCCCCTGCGGCGGGCGCAGGCGCGGGGGCAGGTGTTCTTGATCCGGGCCACGGTGCCGCCGCTGTTGCGGGAGCGGCTCGGGCTCCCGTGGACTGCGCGTGACCAGCGCCGTTTCGACCGCTTCGCCCGGGCGGTGCGGCTGGTGTCGGCCCCGCTCCCGGCCGGCCTTCGGACGGCGCACATGCGCTGGATCGGCAAGCTGAACGTCTGGTTCCGCGCCCACCCCGGGGTCTACGAGCGCCTGATCGGCGGCAACGGTCCCGGCTCAGCGAACACCCACGACCACCTGCGCCCCCACCTCAGTCCTCGCGGGCGCTGA
- a CDS encoding MBL fold metallo-hydrolase gives MTDRSPSAAAVTRLADNVHGYVQPDGSWYINNCGFVDAGDHTVLVDTCSTERRTRALLAAVEATTGSPVTTLVNTHHHGDHTNGNYLVTTATVVGHRKTRELLVAEGIQTFDGIFVGSDWGQLEARPPEVVFDDRLTVHAGGTTLELIHPGHAAHTTNDVLVWLPEQRVLYAGDLVFNGGSPFALMGSVAGWRQALDVIRELEPEVILPGHGPACGLDVVDTVDAYLEFVQETAERGKAAGLSPLEVAKDTDLGDFAAMSEQERLPGNLHRAYAELDGAEWGAQIDLAAAVTDMVAINRGPIRCFS, from the coding sequence GTGACCGATCGTTCGCCCTCCGCCGCCGCCGTCACCCGCCTGGCTGACAACGTCCACGGCTACGTCCAGCCGGACGGCTCCTGGTACATCAACAACTGCGGGTTCGTCGACGCCGGCGACCACACCGTCCTCGTCGACACCTGCTCGACCGAGCGCCGCACGCGCGCGCTGCTCGCCGCCGTCGAGGCCACCACCGGCAGCCCGGTGACGACGCTGGTCAACACCCACCACCACGGCGACCACACCAACGGCAACTACCTCGTCACGACCGCGACCGTGGTCGGCCACCGCAAGACCCGCGAGCTGCTGGTCGCCGAGGGCATCCAGACGTTCGACGGGATCTTCGTCGGCAGCGACTGGGGCCAGCTCGAGGCGCGGCCGCCGGAGGTCGTGTTCGACGACCGGCTGACCGTGCACGCCGGCGGCACCACCCTCGAGCTGATCCACCCGGGCCACGCCGCCCACACGACCAACGACGTCCTGGTCTGGCTGCCGGAGCAGCGCGTGCTCTACGCCGGTGACCTGGTGTTCAACGGCGGCAGCCCGTTCGCGCTGATGGGCTCGGTGGCCGGCTGGCGCCAGGCGCTCGACGTGATCCGGGAGCTGGAGCCGGAAGTGATCCTGCCCGGCCACGGGCCGGCCTGCGGGCTCGACGTCGTCGACACCGTGGACGCCTACCTGGAGTTCGTCCAGGAGACGGCCGAGCGCGGGAAGGCCGCCGGGCTGTCCCCGCTCGAAGTGGCGAAGGACACCGATCTGGGTGACTTCGCGGCGATGAGCGAGCAGGAGCGGCTGCCGGGCAACCTGCACCGCGCGTACGCCGAGCTCGACGGCGCCGAATGGGGTGCTCAGATCGATCTGGCGGCCGCTGTGACGGACATGGTGGCGATCAACCGGGGCCCCATCCGCTGCTTCTCCTGA
- a CDS encoding FixH family protein yields MRRPTALIAAVAVVAAGLLTWLLWPGGTAKPTTQQAVSGPYTVQFSADRPRIGGNTFAVAVTGPAPESVTVAPVMAQMGHAFPPVAAGPDGPGRFRAADVGLPMAGQWEITVSLRGPGGAAQVVFPLLVN; encoded by the coding sequence GTGAGGCGCCCGACCGCGCTGATCGCGGCGGTCGCCGTCGTCGCCGCGGGCCTGCTCACGTGGTTGCTCTGGCCGGGCGGCACTGCGAAACCCACCACGCAGCAGGCGGTTTCGGGCCCCTACACCGTCCAGTTCTCCGCGGACCGGCCGCGCATCGGCGGCAACACGTTCGCGGTCGCGGTGACCGGGCCCGCGCCCGAATCCGTCACGGTCGCACCGGTGATGGCGCAGATGGGGCACGCGTTCCCGCCGGTGGCCGCGGGGCCGGACGGACCCGGCCGCTTCCGCGCCGCGGACGTCGGGCTGCCGATGGCCGGGCAGTGGGAGATCACCGTCTCGCTGCGCGGGCCGGGCGGGGCCGCGCAAGTCGTCTTTCCGTTGCTCGTCAACTAA
- a CDS encoding alpha/beta fold hydrolase, whose product MNRLENVDGLRMHFLQAGDGPPLFLLHGWPQTSHCWRQVIEPLAETHTVIAPDLRGYGRTDKPRTGYDKRTMAADVAALATHLGFDRVAVAGHDRGGRVAHRWALDRPDQVSRIAVLDIAPTRAMWQRLDTGIAKAYWHWLFHLQPDLPELLAGRDVAGYLGYFFERWTHQRHALDAEAQAEYVRAFSQPGALRAGFDDYRASFPDDAELDDADFDAGKRVTQPLLALWGANGLLGTLPTLEIWREYAPGATGTALAECGHFLPEEQPGEVVAHLREFLDP is encoded by the coding sequence ATGAACCGGTTAGAAAATGTCGACGGGCTCCGGATGCACTTCCTGCAGGCCGGTGACGGCCCGCCGCTGTTCCTCCTCCACGGCTGGCCGCAGACGTCGCACTGCTGGCGGCAGGTCATCGAGCCGCTCGCCGAGACGCACACCGTCATCGCGCCCGACCTGCGCGGCTACGGCCGCACCGACAAACCGCGGACCGGCTACGACAAGCGCACGATGGCCGCCGACGTCGCCGCGCTCGCGACGCACCTCGGCTTCGACCGGGTCGCCGTCGCCGGGCACGACCGCGGTGGCCGCGTCGCCCACCGCTGGGCGCTCGACCGCCCGGACCAGGTCAGCCGCATCGCCGTCCTCGACATCGCCCCCACCCGCGCGATGTGGCAACGCCTCGACACCGGCATCGCCAAGGCGTACTGGCACTGGCTCTTCCACCTCCAGCCCGACCTGCCCGAGCTCCTCGCCGGGCGGGACGTCGCCGGCTACCTCGGCTACTTCTTCGAGCGCTGGACCCACCAGCGCCACGCGCTCGACGCCGAAGCCCAGGCCGAGTACGTCCGCGCGTTCTCCCAGCCCGGCGCCCTCCGCGCCGGCTTCGACGACTACCGCGCCTCCTTCCCCGACGACGCCGAGCTCGACGACGCCGACTTCGACGCCGGGAAGCGCGTCACCCAGCCGCTCCTCGCGCTCTGGGGCGCGAACGGCCTGCTCGGCACCCTGCCCACCCTCGAGATCTGGCGGGAGTACGCGCCGGGCGCCACCGGCACCGCCCTCGCCGAGTGCGGCCACTTCCTGCCCGAGGAGCAACCCGGCGAAGTCGTCGCCCACCTGCGGGAATTCCTCGACCCCTGA
- a CDS encoding Clp protease N-terminal domain-containing protein: MDLPANVKLDDLISAIKSNNDKDALAQLTDAVYVGQHLGEVADHLIGHFVDQARRSGASWTDIGASMGVTKQAAQKRFVPKVDPGGDPGGAIERVYGRYTDRARHVVVEAQKAAVDNGSPFIDTVHIVLGLLTEPAALAAGAILAQGVQLDAVREAAEARLPEAVVPTPDPMPFSPAAKKTLELTMREGLRLGHNYIGTEHMLLALLEQGEGSGFEVLDGLGVKKDKAEAKIQEVLAEILAAREQ, translated from the coding sequence ATGGACCTTCCCGCCAACGTCAAACTCGACGACCTCATCAGCGCGATCAAGAGCAACAACGACAAGGACGCCCTCGCCCAGCTGACCGACGCGGTCTACGTCGGCCAGCACCTCGGTGAGGTGGCCGACCACCTGATCGGCCACTTCGTCGACCAGGCCCGGCGCTCCGGCGCGTCCTGGACCGACATCGGCGCCAGCATGGGCGTCACCAAGCAGGCCGCCCAGAAGCGGTTCGTGCCCAAGGTCGACCCCGGGGGTGACCCGGGCGGCGCGATCGAACGCGTCTACGGCCGCTACACCGACCGGGCCCGGCACGTCGTGGTCGAGGCGCAGAAGGCGGCGGTCGACAACGGCAGCCCGTTCATCGACACCGTGCACATCGTGCTGGGCCTGCTCACCGAACCCGCGGCGCTCGCGGCGGGCGCGATCCTCGCCCAGGGCGTGCAGCTCGACGCCGTCCGCGAAGCCGCCGAAGCGCGGCTGCCCGAGGCGGTCGTCCCCACGCCGGACCCGATGCCGTTCTCGCCCGCCGCCAAGAAGACCCTCGAGCTCACCATGCGCGAAGGGCTGCGGCTCGGGCACAACTACATCGGCACCGAGCACATGCTGCTGGCGCTGCTGGAACAGGGCGAGGGGAGCGGGTTCGAGGTGCTCGACGGCCTCGGCGTCAAGAAGGACAAGGCCGAGGCGAAGATCCAGGAGGTGCTGGCGGAGATCCTCGCCGCCCGCGAGCAGTGA
- a CDS encoding ABATE domain-containing protein: protein MEWAFDGGRPCLDLVNTLRSRYAEGVELLTGPDALAEWLSRAGFTTGPVPVTAGNVLAAKALREAIDRVLLPAGTPSEMDIELVNNAAASAPAPPPRLTLVDGVLRREVPAPKDPVAAAFAALAADAIDLAAGDASVRVCAADDCGLRFCDASPRRNRQWCSMSRCGNRAKARAHYARVSARED, encoded by the coding sequence ATGGAGTGGGCCTTCGACGGCGGGCGGCCGTGCCTCGACCTCGTCAACACGCTGCGCAGCCGGTACGCCGAGGGGGTGGAGCTGCTGACCGGGCCGGACGCGCTGGCGGAGTGGCTGTCCCGCGCGGGTTTCACGACGGGGCCGGTCCCGGTGACGGCCGGGAACGTGCTGGCCGCGAAGGCGCTGCGGGAGGCGATCGACCGGGTGCTGCTGCCGGCCGGGACGCCGTCGGAGATGGACATCGAGCTGGTGAACAACGCGGCGGCCTCGGCGCCCGCGCCGCCGCCGCGCCTGACGCTGGTGGACGGGGTGCTGCGCCGCGAGGTCCCGGCCCCCAAGGACCCGGTGGCCGCGGCGTTCGCGGCACTGGCGGCGGACGCGATCGACCTCGCGGCGGGCGACGCCTCGGTGCGGGTGTGCGCGGCGGACGACTGCGGTCTGCGGTTCTGCGACGCCTCACCGCGGCGCAATCGCCAGTGGTGCTCGATGTCCCGCTGCGGCAACCGCGCCAAGGCCCGCGCCCACTACGCCCGGGTCAGCGCCCGCGAGGACTGA
- a CDS encoding helix-turn-helix transcriptional regulator — translation MASTVTSRRKQLGNELRHARTAARMTQQQVAEVLGCTQGKVNKIESGAVGVKLGDVRSMLNAFGINGEEADTLMNLARAAAGQRGHWSGYRSVVPHWFRTFTDLEPAAAEILTWHGERIPGPLQSEHYMLKQFTEAGATDVTSLVRNRLDRKAVFEQQQPPYYRFIISEGALRRAPGGYAPAVMLDQVEHLLSLERHPRVYVHVLPFGARLAAVPNDFTIMRFPDRTRDFVYIEHSAGGLYLDDVKDFNIFVDSWDRLRGAALERQETRQFLKELAEGYRAQMQQIQ, via the coding sequence ATGGCCAGCACCGTCACCTCGCGCCGGAAGCAGCTCGGGAACGAGCTCCGGCATGCCCGCACCGCGGCGCGGATGACACAGCAGCAGGTCGCCGAGGTCCTCGGCTGCACCCAGGGCAAGGTCAACAAGATCGAGTCCGGTGCCGTCGGGGTGAAGCTCGGGGATGTGCGATCCATGCTGAACGCGTTCGGGATCAACGGCGAAGAAGCCGACACGCTGATGAACCTGGCGCGGGCCGCCGCCGGGCAGCGCGGCCACTGGTCCGGCTACCGCTCGGTGGTGCCGCACTGGTTCCGCACGTTCACCGACCTCGAACCCGCGGCCGCGGAGATCCTCACCTGGCACGGCGAGCGCATCCCGGGCCCGCTGCAGTCCGAGCACTATATGCTCAAGCAGTTCACCGAGGCCGGCGCCACCGACGTGACGTCGCTGGTGCGCAACCGCCTCGACCGCAAGGCCGTGTTCGAGCAGCAGCAGCCGCCGTACTACCGGTTCATCATCAGCGAAGGCGCGCTGCGCCGGGCACCCGGCGGGTACGCGCCCGCCGTGATGCTGGACCAGGTCGAGCACCTGCTTTCGCTGGAGCGCCACCCGCGGGTGTACGTACACGTATTGCCCTTCGGCGCCCGGCTCGCCGCGGTGCCCAACGACTTCACGATCATGCGCTTCCCGGACCGCACCCGGGACTTCGTCTACATCGAGCACTCCGCCGGTGGTCTGTACCTCGACGACGTCAAGGACTTCAACATCTTCGTCGACTCGTGGGACCGGCTGCGCGGTGCCGCGCTGGAGCGGCAGGAGACCCGGCAGTTCCTCAAGGAGCTTGCGGAGGGTTACCGCGCCCAGATGCAGCAGATCCAATAG
- a CDS encoding SAM-dependent methyltransferase, producing the protein MDPDFLPDAVDLDRPNVARIYDWALGGTANWAIDRQYGEQAVQAFPLAKALARSNRDFLGRAVRYCLAEGITQFLDLGSGIPTAGNVHEVADDHADDSRCVYVDNEPVAVAHGRILLEETGDPDRHAVLHADLRDAEEVWDAALATGVLDPDQPLCLLSVAVLHFLPDVTGVREAIRDYRTLLAPGSAYVLSHATESGVEGEELAQIRRLVKLSERSSSPAVSRSLDEIAAFFGNFDVVEPGIVPVGEWRPEPGAATVPLASVVGGVGRKREGRFA; encoded by the coding sequence GTGGACCCCGACTTCCTCCCCGACGCCGTCGACCTCGACCGGCCGAACGTGGCGAGGATCTACGACTGGGCGCTGGGCGGCACCGCGAACTGGGCGATCGACCGGCAGTACGGCGAGCAGGCAGTGCAGGCGTTCCCGCTGGCCAAGGCCCTCGCCCGGAGCAACCGCGACTTCCTCGGCCGCGCCGTCCGCTACTGCCTCGCCGAAGGCATCACGCAGTTCCTCGACCTCGGCTCCGGCATCCCGACCGCGGGCAACGTGCACGAGGTGGCCGACGACCACGCCGACGACAGCCGGTGCGTCTACGTCGACAACGAGCCCGTCGCCGTCGCGCACGGGCGCATCCTGCTGGAGGAAACCGGCGACCCCGATCGCCACGCCGTGCTGCACGCCGACCTGCGCGACGCCGAAGAGGTGTGGGATGCGGCGCTGGCGACCGGCGTACTCGACCCGGACCAGCCGCTGTGCCTGCTGAGCGTGGCGGTGCTGCACTTCCTGCCGGACGTCACCGGCGTCCGCGAAGCGATCCGCGACTACCGGACGCTGCTGGCGCCCGGATCGGCGTACGTGCTCTCGCACGCGACCGAATCCGGCGTCGAGGGGGAGGAGCTCGCCCAGATCCGGCGGCTCGTGAAGCTGTCCGAGCGGTCGAGCTCGCCCGCGGTTTCCCGGTCGCTCGACGAGATCGCCGCGTTCTTCGGTAACTTCGACGTCGTCGAGCCCGGGATCGTGCCTGTGGGAGAGTGGCGCCCCGAGCCCGGCGCCGCCACGGTCCCCCTCGCGAGCGTGGTCGGCGGTGTCGGCCGCAAGCGTGAAGGACGGTTCGCATGA
- a CDS encoding DUF397 domain-containing protein — translation MADYPSFADYDPNTAVSLFQEAEWEKSFASEPNGGSCVEVNLGREGLIGVRDTKLPTSPVFVFDPAEWEAFLIAVKAGQFDLPA, via the coding sequence ATGGCGGATTATCCGTCGTTCGCGGATTACGATCCGAACACGGCCGTGTCCCTGTTCCAAGAGGCCGAGTGGGAGAAGTCCTTCGCGAGCGAACCCAACGGCGGCAGCTGCGTGGAGGTCAACCTGGGTCGCGAAGGCCTCATCGGCGTCCGGGACACCAAGCTCCCCACCAGCCCCGTTTTCGTTTTCGACCCCGCCGAGTGGGAAGCGTTCTTGATCGCCGTGAAGGCCGGGCAGTTCGACCTGCCGGCCTGA